A stretch of Aeromicrobium tamlense DNA encodes these proteins:
- a CDS encoding ATP-binding cassette domain-containing protein: MRTETDIVVDHLSKQFGSVKAVDDLSFTVRPGAVTGFLGPNGAGKTTTLRMLLGLVRPTGGLALIGGKRYEDLVRPGSTVGAALEASSFHPGRTGLDHLRVFAPQVGATDARCHELLELVGMTDAAKRRVGGYSMGMRQRLGLAYALLGDPEVILLDEPANGLDPQGIVWLRHLLRAFADEGRTVLVSSHVLSEVQHTVDDVVIIAGGRLVHASPLQGLHALVESRVRLAGPTPDKIVALASEKGWRTEPVAGGVDIIDVPAAEVGSAAFASGIEVHQLADVGVGLEDVFLRLTSSPDAPASRGGVAA; encoded by the coding sequence ATGCGAACCGAGACCGACATCGTCGTCGATCACCTGTCCAAGCAGTTCGGTTCCGTCAAGGCCGTCGATGACCTGAGCTTCACCGTCCGCCCCGGCGCGGTGACCGGATTCCTCGGCCCGAACGGTGCCGGCAAGACCACCACGCTGCGGATGCTGCTGGGCCTCGTGCGTCCCACCGGGGGCCTCGCGCTCATCGGCGGGAAGCGCTACGAGGACCTCGTGCGCCCCGGCTCCACGGTCGGCGCCGCGCTGGAGGCCTCGAGCTTCCACCCCGGCCGCACCGGCCTCGACCACCTCCGCGTCTTCGCGCCCCAGGTCGGCGCCACCGACGCCCGCTGCCACGAGCTGCTCGAGCTGGTCGGCATGACCGACGCGGCCAAGCGCCGGGTCGGCGGCTACTCGATGGGCATGCGCCAGCGCCTCGGCCTGGCCTACGCGCTGCTCGGCGACCCCGAGGTGATCCTGCTCGACGAGCCCGCCAACGGCCTCGACCCGCAGGGGATCGTGTGGCTGCGTCACCTGCTGCGCGCGTTCGCCGACGAGGGACGCACGGTGCTGGTCTCGAGCCACGTGCTCAGCGAGGTCCAGCACACGGTGGACGACGTCGTGATCATCGCCGGAGGCCGCCTCGTGCACGCCTCGCCGCTGCAGGGCCTGCACGCGCTGGTCGAGTCGCGGGTGCGGCTCGCCGGCCCCACGCCCGACAAGATCGTCGCGCTGGCGTCCGAGAAGGGCTGGCGCACCGAGCCCGTCGCGGGCGGCGTCGACATCATCGACGTCCCGGCGGCCGAGGTCGGCTCCGCCGCCTTCGCCTCAGGCATCGAGGTGCACCAGCTGGCCGACGTGGGCGTCGGCCTCGAGGACGTCTTCCTGCGCCTGACCTCCAGTCCCGACGCCCCGGCGTCGCGAGGCGGTGTTGCGGCATGA
- a CDS encoding ABC transporter permease subunit: MSAAVKAELRKLFSTRLWWLLALVLVAYLVFIGAVMAFSFTVDTGTDMTGGGPLAEGEELAKQIYSLTSPIGYVFPLIIGSLLFTGEFRHKTITASLLAQPNRSILMAAKLVAGIAVGVVYGVIGTASTVLGAAPILAWRGDGAYLGSSAVLELLGMSVLVMTVWALLGTAIGSVLTNQVAAIIVILAFTQFVEPIARVALGAWDATSEVAKYMPGAAADALMGSSFFASDASADLLSRGAGAAVLLAYVLVFVLIGRLVTLRRDIG; this comes from the coding sequence ATGAGCGCTGCAGTGAAGGCAGAGCTGCGCAAGCTCTTCAGCACGCGTCTGTGGTGGCTGCTGGCCCTCGTGCTCGTGGCATACCTCGTGTTCATCGGCGCCGTGATGGCGTTCTCGTTCACCGTCGACACGGGGACCGACATGACCGGCGGCGGCCCGCTGGCCGAGGGGGAGGAGCTGGCGAAGCAGATCTACTCGCTGACCAGCCCGATCGGCTACGTCTTCCCGCTCATCATCGGCAGCCTGCTGTTCACGGGCGAGTTCCGGCACAAGACGATCACCGCGTCGCTGCTGGCGCAGCCGAACCGGTCGATCCTCATGGCGGCCAAGCTCGTGGCGGGCATCGCCGTGGGCGTCGTCTACGGCGTGATCGGCACGGCCTCGACGGTCCTGGGCGCGGCGCCGATCCTGGCGTGGCGCGGCGACGGCGCCTACCTCGGCTCGAGCGCGGTGCTCGAGCTGCTGGGGATGTCGGTCCTGGTCATGACGGTCTGGGCCCTGCTGGGCACCGCGATCGGCAGCGTCCTGACCAACCAGGTCGCCGCGATCATCGTGATCCTGGCGTTCACCCAGTTCGTCGAGCCGATCGCCCGCGTGGCGCTCGGCGCCTGGGACGCGACGTCCGAGGTGGCCAAGTACATGCCCGGTGCCGCGGCGGACGCCCTGATGGGCTCGAGCTTCTTCGCCTCCGACGCCAGCGCCGACCTGCTCTCGCGCGGTGCCGGCGCCGCCGTGCTGCTGGCCTACGTGCTGGTCTTCGTGCTGATCGGCCGTCTCGTCACGCTGCGTCGCGACATCGGCTGA